The following coding sequences lie in one Deltaproteobacteria bacterium genomic window:
- a CDS encoding DUF4124 domain-containing protein: MKAVVVLVVILCFPVLVTCGEIYQWVDDRGVTHFTDDPGSVPEDYRSEAQALEMLTGQEVESWVEVTGEEDEGILIEDDLKEKDEAWWRKRAEKWRARLQEGYDEYERVRLKYNALATEFNASKDTEKRKELKAQLDRMRDEMAKSKAKIDTARKMTEEVLPAQAKKAGKPVSWVR; the protein is encoded by the coding sequence ATGAAGGCCGTGGTCGTTCTGGTGGTAATCCTGTGTTTTCCTGTCCTGGTGACTTGCGGAGAGATCTATCAATGGGTAGATGACAGGGGAGTCACCCACTTCACCGACGATCCGGGCAGTGTTCCTGAGGATTACCGGAGCGAGGCCCAAGCATTGGAGATGCTTACAGGGCAAGAGGTCGAGTCTTGGGTTGAAGTGACGGGCGAGGAGGACGAGGGGATTCTCATAGAAGACGACCTCAAGGAGAAAGACGAGGCGTGGTGGCGTAAAAGGGCGGAAAAGTGGAGAGCCAGACTGCAAGAGGGGTATGATGAATATGAGAGGGTGAGGCTCAAGTACAACGCCCTGGCAACGGAATTCAACGCTTCAAAGGATACAGAGAAGAGGAAAGAGCTCAAGGCTCAACTCGATAGGATGCGGGATGAGATGGCGAAATCCAAGGCCAAGATCGACACGGCGCGGAAGATGACCGAAGAGGTGCTCCCGGCTCAGGCGAAGAAGGC